AGTGGCCTTTGCCCTGAATCTTGACCCAAAAGAGACCCTGACCGGAAAACGCAGGCCGGACCTGGTTCTGGCCCGGCAGGTGGCCATGTACGTTTGCCGCCGCAAACTGGGCCTCTCCTACCCGGAACTTGGCCGGGCTTTTGGCGGAAAAGACCACAGTACTGTCATCCATGCCATTAAAAAAATTAACAAACTTTTAGTTAGTGACAAAAGCGTCAGGCAATTGGTGACAAAGGTGGAAGCAAAGCTGCCCTGAAAGGAAAAAAACAAGTACAGCCGCGCAAATTGTGCCTTCCGTTCCTGGCCAGAGCGGTGGAGTGTTCCAAAAAAAATAAATAATTGTCAGTTGTTATATGGCTTACGCACAAACTGACAGCCCTAATAACAAGTAAGGAAATTTTATGAAACTTACTGTAAACAAAGAGCAGATCATCGAAGGTCTGCTGAAGGCCGCAGCTATTCTTCCTGCCAAAGCCGGCACGCAGTATCTGCGCTCCATCTGGCTCAAGGCCGAGGACGGCCGTCTGGAAGTGATGGCTACGGACGCCACCTTGGAATTTACGGGCCGGTATCCTGCGGAAGTGGAGGAACCCGGCCTGGTGGGCGTGCAGGGGCGCGCCTTTGTGGACTTGGTGCGCCAGCTGCCTGGCGGTCTGCTGCGCCTTTCTCTGGATGCGGCTTCGGGCAACCTGCACCTGGAGCAGGGTCGGCGCAGCTACAAGCTGCCCGTGAGCGGGGCGGAATGGTTTCAGAATGTTTCTGCCTTTCCGGAAGAAAACGCCGTGGCCTGGTCCGGGGATTTTCTGCAGGACGTGTTGGACAAGGTTTCTTTTTGCATTGACGATGACGACAGCCGCGACGCCATTGCCTGCCTCTGCATGAAGCCGCAGGAAAATGGCCGTATTGACGTCTGCGGGCTCAACGGCCACCAGTTTGCCCTGGTTTCCTTTACCCACGATGACTTGGCCGCCCGCCTGCCGCAGGAAGGCATGCTCATTCAGAAAAAGTATTTACAGGACATCAAAAAATGGCTGGGCGTGGACGAAATTGAGCTGAACCTCACGGACAAACGCCTTTATCTGCGCACGGTCAACGGCGATGAAACGCTGAGTCTGCCCCGGGCCGGTCACCAGTATCCGGACTACAATGTTTTTCTTGGCCGCCTTACGGACGAAAGCATGCGGCCCATGAGCCTGGATCGCAAAGAGCTCATGGAGGCCCTGGGCCGCATCCTCATTTTTAATACGGAAAGCGACCGCTGCACCTACATGGACCTGAGCGCCGCGGAAGTGCAGCTTTCCGCCCAGGGCCAGGACGTGGGTTCGGCTAATGAAAGCCTGGAAGTAAGCTACACGGGCGATATTCAGCGTATTGCCTTTCCTACCCGCAATCTTTTGGATATTCTGGGGCATTTTGTTTCCGCCAAGGTAGAGATGCTGCTTACCGGCACGGAAGGCCCCTGCGGCATCCGCGGTGCGGAAGACCCGGACTATACGGTCATCATCATGCCCATGCGCATTTCTGAAACGACCTATTACAGTGAGGAAGACGTTTAATGGCTCCTGACACCTCCGGCAACGGCGGCTACAACGCCTCTTCCATCACCATTCTTGAGGGCCTGTCGGCCGTGCGCAAGCGCCCGGCCATGTATATCGGCTCCACGGACGGGCGGGGCCTGCACCATCTGGTTTATGAGGTGGTGGATAACTCCATTGACGAGGCCATGGCGGGCTATTGTTCGCACATTACCGTCATTCTGCATGCGGACAACAGCGTTACCGTGCGGGACGACGGCCGCGGCATTCCCGTGGACCTCCATCCCAAGGAAGGCGTGCCTGCCGTTCAGGTGGTCATGACCAAGCTGCACGCCGGCGGCAAGTTTGACAATTCGAGCTACAAGGTTTCCGGCGGTCTGCACGGCGTGGGCGTGTCCTGCGTTAACGCTCTTTCTGAAGAGCTCACCGTCACTGTGCGGCGTGACGGCAAGCGCTATCGGCAGCACTATTCCCGTGGGGTGCCGCAGGATGAGCTTGCGGTCATCAGCGAGGGCGTGGAAGGTCACGGCACTACCGTGACCTTCAGGCCGGACGAAGAAATTTTTGAAGTCCTGGAGTTTTCTTACGAGACGCTCAAAAAACGCTTTGAAGAGCTGGCCTATCTCAACAAGGGCCTGACCATCGAATGCGTGGACGAACGTACCGGTGAAAACCACATGTTTCACGCCGAAGGCGGTATCCGGCAGTTTGTGGGCGACCTCAATTCCGGCGAACAGGGCATTCACCCCATTATTTTCGGCGAAGGCATGGTGGACAATGTCACCGTGGACTTTGCCCTGCAGTACAATGCGGGCTACAAAGAAAATATCCTCACCTTTGCCAACAACATCCGCACCAAGGAAGGCGGCACCCACCTGGTGGGCTTTCGCACGGCCCTGACCCGCGCCATCAACGCCTACATCAAGAGCCAGCCGGATCTTTCTAAAAAAATGAAAAACACGGCCCTTTCCGGCGATGACGTGCGCGAGGGCCTTACTGCCGTGGTCAGCGTCAAGCTGCCCCAACCCCAATTTGAGGGCCAGACCAAGACCAAGCTCGGCAACAGCGAAGTGGCCGGCCTGGTGGCCGGTGTGGTCTACGACCGCCTCAATGTGTATTTTGAAGAAAACCCCAAGGATATCCGCCTGATCATCGACAAGGCCGTGGACGCCGCCCGTGCGCGCGACGCGGCCCGCCGCGCCAAGGAGCTGGTGCGGCGTAAGGGAGCGCTTTCAGACAACGCCCTGCCCGGCAAGCTGGCCGACTGCCAGAGCAAAGATCCCGGCGAATCTGAATTGTTTATCGTGGAGGGCGACTCCGCAGGCGGTTCGGCCAAGCAGGGCCGTAACCCCAAAAATCAGGCTATTTTGCCTTTGCGCGGCAAAATTCTGAATACCGAGCGCACCCGTTTTGACCGCATGCTGGCCAACAAGGAAGTAAAGGCCCTCATCACGGCTATGGGCGCGGGCATTGGCGAAGAAGACACGGATCTGGACAAGCTGCGCTACCACAAAATCATCATCATGACTGATGCCGATGTGGACGGCGCGCATATCCGCACTCTGTTGCTGACCTTCTTTTTCCGGCAGTATCAGGAAATGGTGGAGCGCGGCTTTGTCTACATTGCCCAACCGCCTCTTTACCGCGTGCACAATTCCCGCATGGAACGCTTTATCAAGGATGACCCGGAACTGAACGAGTTTCTGCTTTCCCGCGTGAGTGAAGACGTGGCTGTGCTGGCCGCCAACGGCAAGGTTTACAGCGGCAAGGTCATGGTGGAGCTCATGGAGCGCATTGAAAAGCTGGAAAACCGCATCAACGATGCGGAACTGGGCGGCAACCCGCGCGAGCTCTTCCTCACCTTGGTCACCTATTCCCGGCAGATAGACCCGGAACTGCTCCAGAACAAGGACGAAGACCTGCTCCGGTGGCTCAACGAACACGATTATATGCTTACTCTGGAACGGGAACAGAGCGAAGACGAAGAGGAGCGCCTCTTCGCTGTCTTTGAAAATTCCGGCGGCCACCACACCAGGCGCGGTATGGAATTTTTTAACTCGCGCCTCTACCGCCAGACCTGGCAGATGTTTGACGACCTGCGCCAGGAATGCGGCGGGCTCAATTTCCGCCTGCGTCGTAAAGACGGCGAAGCTGAAGCGGAAAGCCTTTTTGCCCTCATGGGCATGGTGCTGGACGAAGCCCGCAAGGGCATCAATATCCAGCGCTATAAAGGCCTGGGCGAAATGAACCCGGAACAGCTTTGGGTCACCACTATGAACCCTGAAAACCGTGTGCTTCTTCAGGTTTCTGTGGAAGACGCCAATGAAGCCTCCGACGCTTTTGAAGAACTCATGGGCGACCGCGTGGAACCCCGCCGGGAGTTTATCGAGCGCAACGCCCTGGCTGTGCACGATTTGGATATTTAAGAATTGCGGAGGAAGAGCCTTTTTTAAAAAAGGCTTCTCTCCCATAAAAAGCATTGCAATTATCAAGCAGCGAGGCCTGTAGTGGCAGAAACGCAGCAGCAAGTCAGTATTGAGAAAGAGCTCCGCAAGTCCTATTTGGAGTATTCGCTTTCTGTAATCATCGGACGCGCCATTCCTGACGCGCGCGACGGTCTCAAGCCTGTGCACAGGCGCATTTTGTATGCGCAGTACGAGCTTTCCAACGCTTACAATCGGCCGCACAAAAAGTCGGCGCGCATTGTGGGTGATGTGATCGGTAAGTATCACCCGCACGGCGATTCGGCGGTATACGATGCTCTGGTGCGTATGGCGCAGGATTTTTCCATGCGCGATCCCCTGGTGGACGGACAGGGCAACTTCGGCTCCATTGACGGCGACGCCCCGGCGGCCATGCGTTACACAGAAGTGCGCATGTCGCGTCTGGCGCAGGAGTTTTTGAACGATATCGATAAAAACACCGTCGATTTCCGGCCCAACTACGACAATACCCTGCAAGAACCGGCGGTCATGCCCACCAAGGTGCCCAACCTGCTGCTCAACGGCAGTTCGGGCATTGCCGTGGGCATGGCCACCAATATTCCGCCGCACAATCTGGGCGAGCTCTGCGAGGCCCTGCTCTATTTGCTGGACAATCCCCAGTGCGGGGTGGACGACCTCATGGATTTTGTCAAGGGGCCGGATTTTCCCACCCGTGGCTTTGTCTATGCGGGCAAGGGTCTTTACGACGCCTACCATACGGGGCGCGGCACGGTGAAGGTGCGCGGCCGGGTGGAAATTGAAGACCGCAAAAAGGGCGCGCAGGCCATTATTATCCGCGAAATCCCCTTTGGACTGAACAAGTCCTCTCTGGTGGAAAAGATCGCCGCATTGGTCAACGACCGCAAAATCGACGGTGTTTCCGACCTGCGGGACGAATCGGACCGTAAGGGCATCCGCGTGGTTATTGACCTCAAGCGCGGCACCATTCCGGATCTGGTCGTCAATGCCCTGTACAAGTTCACGCCGCTGGAGACGAGCTTCGGCATCAACATGCTGGCAGTGGTGGACAACCGGCCGCAGCTGCTTACTTTGAAGACAGCGCTGGCCTGCTTTGTGGACCACAGGCGCGAGGTGGTTATCCGCCGCACGC
The sequence above is a segment of the Desulfovibrio legallii genome. Coding sequences within it:
- the dnaN gene encoding DNA polymerase III subunit beta, with translation MKLTVNKEQIIEGLLKAAAILPAKAGTQYLRSIWLKAEDGRLEVMATDATLEFTGRYPAEVEEPGLVGVQGRAFVDLVRQLPGGLLRLSLDAASGNLHLEQGRRSYKLPVSGAEWFQNVSAFPEENAVAWSGDFLQDVLDKVSFCIDDDDSRDAIACLCMKPQENGRIDVCGLNGHQFALVSFTHDDLAARLPQEGMLIQKKYLQDIKKWLGVDEIELNLTDKRLYLRTVNGDETLSLPRAGHQYPDYNVFLGRLTDESMRPMSLDRKELMEALGRILIFNTESDRCTYMDLSAAEVQLSAQGQDVGSANESLEVSYTGDIQRIAFPTRNLLDILGHFVSAKVEMLLTGTEGPCGIRGAEDPDYTVIIMPMRISETTYYSEEDV
- the gyrB gene encoding DNA topoisomerase (ATP-hydrolyzing) subunit B; amino-acid sequence: MAPDTSGNGGYNASSITILEGLSAVRKRPAMYIGSTDGRGLHHLVYEVVDNSIDEAMAGYCSHITVILHADNSVTVRDDGRGIPVDLHPKEGVPAVQVVMTKLHAGGKFDNSSYKVSGGLHGVGVSCVNALSEELTVTVRRDGKRYRQHYSRGVPQDELAVISEGVEGHGTTVTFRPDEEIFEVLEFSYETLKKRFEELAYLNKGLTIECVDERTGENHMFHAEGGIRQFVGDLNSGEQGIHPIIFGEGMVDNVTVDFALQYNAGYKENILTFANNIRTKEGGTHLVGFRTALTRAINAYIKSQPDLSKKMKNTALSGDDVREGLTAVVSVKLPQPQFEGQTKTKLGNSEVAGLVAGVVYDRLNVYFEENPKDIRLIIDKAVDAARARDAARRAKELVRRKGALSDNALPGKLADCQSKDPGESELFIVEGDSAGGSAKQGRNPKNQAILPLRGKILNTERTRFDRMLANKEVKALITAMGAGIGEEDTDLDKLRYHKIIIMTDADVDGAHIRTLLLTFFFRQYQEMVERGFVYIAQPPLYRVHNSRMERFIKDDPELNEFLLSRVSEDVAVLAANGKVYSGKVMVELMERIEKLENRINDAELGGNPRELFLTLVTYSRQIDPELLQNKDEDLLRWLNEHDYMLTLEREQSEDEEERLFAVFENSGGHHTRRGMEFFNSRLYRQTWQMFDDLRQECGGLNFRLRRKDGEAEAESLFALMGMVLDEARKGINIQRYKGLGEMNPEQLWVTTMNPENRVLLQVSVEDANEASDAFEELMGDRVEPRREFIERNALAVHDLDI